A region from the Osmia bicornis bicornis unplaced genomic scaffold, iOsmBic2.1, whole genome shotgun sequence genome encodes:
- the LOC123988674 gene encoding uncharacterized protein LOC123988674 has translation MFRQICVARNDQDLQRIVWAPSSSEMPVVYRLTTVTYGTACALYLAIRTLLQLAEDEKSRFPLGAQCLEFNTYVDDTFAGADELSIALRTRQELIELLKSAGVELDKWAANHSDLLPPNAQQPGKEESKSINLDESVKTLGVQWNPHHDEFRFTTSGFEDLSREVTKRAVLSNIARLFDPLGWLAPVTISAKILMQDLWILKVGWDSVLPVEVQDRWSEYCNSLSAMPALSINRWLGASCDSGSQIHGFSDASSRAYAAAVYIRINEADDRFRVVLLAAKSKVAPIKTVSIPNLELCGAMLLVKLLRHVRKLDFLQNIPVFAWSDSQIVLMWLRKHPCHWKTFVANRVSFIQTEMPGAKWAHVPTGENPADLATRGCRPADLIEARLWWHGPDWLAMYEEHWPKVALVPQILLVEATPSDPEILTKFSSLTRLIRVVAYCLRPLIGLRRRKGNLPALPEFLTASGLSGARIALIRLAQTHAFEAEIKLLQMGKSLAKRNPLLSLDPFLDKSDGILRVGGPSGEFGTVT, from the coding sequence ATGTTTAGGCAAATTTGCGTTGCGCGTAATGATCAAGATTTGCAGCGAATAGTATGGGCTCCTAGTTCTTCGGAGATGCCGGTGGTATATCGTTTGACCACCGTCACGTATGGGACGGCGTGTGCTCTCTATCTTGCGATACGTACGCTCCTGCAGTTAGCGGAGGATGAGAAATCGCGTTTTCCACTCGGAGCTCAATGCTTGGAATTCAATACGTACGTGGACGACACGTTTGCGGGTGCGGACGAACTTTCAATCGCGTTGCGTACTAGACAGGAGCTCATTGAACTTCTGAAATCGGCGGGCGTCGAGCTTGATAAGTGGGCCGCGAATCATTCTGATTTGTTACCTCCTAACGCGCAACAACCCGGGAAGGAGGAATCGAAATCGATAAATCTTGATGAGTCGGTTAAAACGCTGGGGGTTCAGTGGAATCCACATCACGATGAGTTTCGTTTCACCACGTCAGGTTTTGAAGATTTGTCCAGAGAGGTGACCAAACGGGCCGTCCTTTCAAATATTGCGCGCTTGTTTGATCCGCTGGGGTGGTTGGCTCCGGTCACGATAAGCGCCAAAATCTTAATGCAGGATCTTTGGATTCTGAAGGTCGGCTGGGATTCCGTTTTACCGGTGGAAGTGCAGGATAGATGGAGTGAATATTGTAATTCACTTTCGGCCATGCctgcattgtcaattaatcgATGGTTGGGAGCCTCTTGCGATTCGGGTTCGCAAATTCACGGGTTTTCCGACGCTTCATCCCGCGCTTATGCGGCGGCGGTTTATATTCGAATTAACGAAGCAGATGATCGTTTCCGTGTCGTACTTTTAGCTGCCAAAAGTAAGGTTGCTCCGATAAAGACCGTGAGCATTCCAAATCTCGAACTGTGTGGAGCGATGTTGCTTGTTAAGCTTCTTCGTCACGTTCGGAAGCTTGATTTTTTGCAGAATATACCAGTATTTGCATGGTCAGACAGTCAGATTGTTCTGATGTGGCTTCGGAAACACCCATGCCACTGGAAGACTTTCGTGGCAAACCGGGTGTCCTTTATCCAGACAGAGATGCCGGGTGCTAAATGGGCACATGTGCCTACTGGAGAAAATCCTGCGGATTTGGCTACGCGTGGATGTAGGCCTGCAGACTTGATTGAGGCACGTCTGTGGTGGCATGGGCCTGATTGGCTTGCGATGTACGAGGAGCATTGGCCCAAGGTGGCACTGGTTCCGCAGATTTTGCTTGTGGAGGCGACTCCGAGTGATCCGGAGATTTTGACTAAATTTTCCTCATTGACTCGGCTAATTCGCGTGGTGGCTTATTGTCTGCGCCCATTAATTGGCTTGCGAAGGCGCAAGGGTAATCTTCCTGCATTGCCGGAATTTTTGACTGCGTCAGGGTTGTCTGGCGCTCGGATTGCTTTGATTAGGTTAGCACAGACGCATGCATTTGAAGCAGAGATTAAGTTACTGCAGATGGGAAAGAGTTTGGCAAAGCGTAACCCGCTACTTAGTTTGGATCCGTTTTTAGACAAGTCGGACGGTATTTTGCGTGTTGGGGGGCCGTCTGGGGAATTCGGTACTGTCACATGA